One window of candidate division WOR-3 bacterium genomic DNA carries:
- a CDS encoding FlgD immunoglobulin-like domain containing protein, giving the protein MQLNSFSALRRKKIFVEISAVMLIFVSLNFAHKIDITNPLFGDILFTNDMPVITWRTEYGASDFRLELYKGKIYLLTITPVCNNSYCYQWNIPADILSGEDYQIKITDLNNPNNYCFSGYFRIVSKCKEDNPIAPPTEYNQSWEISTVDNSADVGYFTGIDFDNLNRPHISYYDNSNGDLKYAYWNGTTWVIQTIDAGGNVGKWTSIAVNRANNNVHISYCDDGNRDLKYALWNGVSWSTVTVDATGNRGEYTDIALDTYGNPHISYIYGGSGDLMYAFKTGAIWGTVCVDDANDTGRYTGIDLDNNNYPHFSYHDYTWYRYWCKYAYYSGSGWPKQWVDQRSGTGYYTSIGVDNNSTPHISYQGASHCDYARYNGSNWELTSVDPHSGDLYIGGTSIAFDALDRPHIAYYRASSTSQGRLGYAYWNNTGWVTEVPDSNGSVGGHPSIAIDNNNCIHISYVDWSNTALKYAKKVITGIIEQEKSKIDNKRPILAVPNPISGDRITISYRLTNSGYTHLNLYNSMGERVKTLSNSQQDAGLHKIVWDRRDENGKRLPNGVYFITLHTEYGSVNTKIILIE; this is encoded by the coding sequence ATCTTTGTATCACTCAATTTTGCCCATAAAATAGATATCACCAATCCCTTGTTTGGTGATATACTGTTCACAAATGATATGCCTGTTATAACCTGGAGAACTGAATATGGTGCTTCTGATTTTCGCCTTGAACTTTATAAAGGGAAGATTTATCTTTTAACCATAACACCGGTTTGTAATAATTCATATTGTTATCAATGGAATATTCCCGCAGACATTCTATCTGGCGAAGATTATCAGATTAAAATTACTGATTTAAATAATCCAAATAATTATTGTTTCAGTGGCTACTTCCGGATTGTGAGTAAGTGTAAAGAAGATAATCCAATCGCCCCGCCTACCGAATATAATCAAAGCTGGGAGATTTCTACTGTTGATAATAGTGCGGATGTTGGTTATTTCACAGGGATTGACTTTGATAATCTTAACAGACCACACATAAGCTATTATGACAATAGTAACGGTGATTTAAAATATGCTTACTGGAATGGAACCACCTGGGTAATTCAGACAATTGATGCTGGTGGTAATGTTGGCAAATGGACATCAATCGCTGTTAACAGGGCAAATAATAATGTTCACATCAGCTATTGTGATGATGGGAATCGGGACCTAAAATATGCCTTGTGGAATGGGGTTTCCTGGTCAACTGTTACTGTGGATGCAACGGGTAACAGGGGTGAGTATACTGATATTGCACTTGACACATACGGAAATCCGCATATTAGTTACATCTATGGCGGCAGTGGTGATTTGATGTACGCATTCAAAACTGGTGCAATTTGGGGGACTGTCTGTGTTGACGATGCCAATGATACCGGAAGATATACAGGTATTGATTTAGATAATAATAATTATCCTCATTTTAGTTATCACGATTATACCTGGTATCGCTACTGGTGTAAATATGCGTATTATAGTGGTTCGGGATGGCCAAAACAATGGGTCGACCAAAGAAGTGGTACTGGTTATTACACATCTATTGGAGTAGATAATAATTCAACACCGCATATAAGTTATCAGGGTGCAAGCCATTGCGACTATGCCAGATATAATGGTTCTAACTGGGAACTTACTTCCGTAGATCCTCATTCAGGGGACCTGTATATCGGTGGAACCAGCATTGCCTTTGATGCCTTAGACCGACCTCATATTGCCTATTACCGGGCAAGTTCCACAAGTCAGGGACGTTTGGGTTACGCATATTGGAATAATACCGGGTGGGTCACTGAGGTACCTGATTCAAATGGCAGTGTTGGTGGGCATCCATCTATTGCGATAGATAATAACAATTGTATCCACATAAGTTATGTTGACTGGTCTAATACAGCCTTAAAATATGCGAAAAAAGTCATAACCGGCATAATTGAACAAGAAAAATCCAAAATTGATAACAAAAGACCTATTCTTGCTGTACCAAACCCAATCTCTGGCGATAGAATTACAATTTCGTATAGGCTTACAAACTCAGGCTATACGCATCTGAATCTATATAATTCAATGGGTGAGAGAGTAAAAACTCTGTCAAATTCACAGCAGGATGCAGGATTGCATAAAATTGTCTGGGACAGACGCGATGAGAATGGTAAAAGATTGCCAAACGGAGTTTATTTTATCACTCTGCACACAGAATATGGTAGTGTAAATACCAAAATAATATTGATTGAATAA